In Arachis hypogaea cultivar Tifrunner chromosome 17, arahy.Tifrunner.gnm2.J5K5, whole genome shotgun sequence, a single window of DNA contains:
- the LOC112764512 gene encoding O-fucosyltransferase 7 isoform X2, protein MSSTSFLLPMIRSSMTRSQRLEICKGGQESWLRLIYQKFCFLLQRFLSLINMFLYVPHQPGWSNVSRGVSDYEKLWKPPSNRGYLPCTKPTPNYTAPAESRGYLLVHTNGGLNQMRAGICDMVAVARIINATLVVPELDKRSFWQDTSNFSDVFDEEHFIRSLANDVKIIKKLPQELVNETRIVKYFISWSGMDYYENEIATLWEEYQVIRAAKSDSRLANNNLPADIQKLRCRACYEALRFSPCIEQMGKLLVERMRLFGPYVALHLRYEKDMLAFSGCTHDLSQDEAEELRIIRENTSYWKIKEIDPVEQRLKGFCPLTPKEVGIFLTALGYPSKTPIYIASGGIYGGESHMAELRSRYPLLMSKEKLASIEELEPFSNHASQMAALDYIVSIESDVFIPSYYGNMAKAVEGHRRFLGRGRSILPDRKALVRLFDKLAQGTMTEGKSLSNKIIDLHRRRLGSPRKRKGPISGTKGMDRFRSEEAFYSNSLPDCLCRTGPLHPNTASHVVR, encoded by the exons GTTTCTTTCATTAATTAATATGTTCCTCTATGTCCCCCATCAACCAGGCTGG TCGAACGTTTCAAGAGGGGTTTCGGATTATGAGAAGTTGTGGAAGCCTCCATCCAATCGTGGGTATCTGCCCTGTACAAAGCCTACACCTAATTATACAG CTCCTGCTGAGTCAAGAGGATACCTTCTAGTTCATACAAATGGTGGTCTCAATCAAATGCGTGCTGGG ATATGTGATATGGTAGCTGTAGCTCGTATAATAAATGCCACTCTTGTAGTTCCTGAACTTGATAAAAGATCATTTTGGCAAGACACTAG cAATTTCTCTGATGTTTTTGATGAAGAGCATTTTATACGTTCTCTAGCTAATGATGTGAAGATAATTAAGAAGCTTCCCCAAGAACTGGTTAATGAAACCAGAATTGTGAAGTACTTCATAAGCTGGTCTGGTATGGATTATTATGAGAATGAGATTGCTACCTTGTGGGAAGAATACCAA GTTATTAGAGCAGCAAAATCTGATTCACGTTTAGCAAACAACAACCTACCTGCAGACATTCAGAAGCTTCGCTGCCGTGCTTGTTATGAAGCTCTCCGATTTTCACCTTGCATTGAACAAATGGGAAAA TTGTTGGTGGAAAGGATGAGGTTATTTGGTCCTTATGTTGCACTGCATTTACGTTATGAGAAGGATATGCTTGCATTTAGTGGATGCACACATGATTTATCTCAAGATGAGGCTGAAGAGCTACGGATAATCAG AGAGAACACTTCATATTGGAAAATAAAGGAAATTGATCCCGTAGAACAAAGGTTGAAAGGATTTTGCCCCTTAACTCCAAAGGAAGTTGGAATTTTTCTTACTGCTCTCGGATACCCATCAAAGACACCGATATATATTGCATCTGGAGGGATATACGGCGGTGAGTCCCATATGGCTGAACTGCGTTCCCGCTATCCATTGCTAATGAGCAAG GAAAAGTTGGCATCCATTGAGGAGCTGGAACCCTTTTCTAATCATGCATCTCAAATGGCTGCTCTTGACTATATTGTATCTATCGAAAGTGATGTATTTATACCATCTTATTATGGAAACATGGCAAAGGCTGTTGAAGGTCATCGTCGATTTCTTGGACGTGGAAGATCAATATTACCAGACAG GAAAGCCCTTGTTCGTCTTTTTGATAAACTGGCTCAGGGAACAATGACCGAGGGGAAAAGTTTGTCAAACAAGATAATTGATCTCCACAGAAGGCG GCTTGGATCCCCAAGGAAGAGGAAAGGGCCAATATCTGGTACAAAGGGCATGGATAGGTTTCGGTCAGAAGAAGCATTTTACTCTAATTCATTACCTGATTGTTTATGCCGAACCGGGCCGCTGCATCCAAACACTGCCTCTCACGTTGTTAGATAG